The genomic stretch ggacaatccaaaaatgaatacgactcaagtaacttgggatggagggagtacttatgTGCTCCATTCCATCGTTAAACACATTTTATCTTTTGtagtactttattatttttttttctcttttgaaTTTTATGCATAAAGAAATCAACCACTTGCAACACAAAACAGAGGTATATTAGTtctatactaataaaatataaataaattacaattaGTAGAATATAAAATCCATTATAACACTGTCTAAAAAGCAATTGAGCTAATTATTCACAAATGGTCACAAATAGCAAATTACAACTATTAATGAGAAACTAAAGGAGTTCATTTTCAAGTAAATATactatatagtactccatagtccatccgtcctataaaaatatcattttttatttttagcaacttcctaattatagttatttttttaaaaaaatccaaacGCTAGTAAATGCGTCTCAATTTTTGTGTCCTTGTTTTTTTAGTAAATTCGAACTTAGCTGATACATTCGTTTTTAGCATGAAAATCAAGGAAGTGAGTCAAGTGACGTTTAATAAATTAAGTACAAAAATagtaaattatgaaaaaaagaattaagagagaataaaatataaactaaaataaaagatattttttatcaaaataaagtGTATCACTTATTTTGGGACGTTCCAATTAATAGCATCCATAACTTACTTTATACAAAATGTTGTTCGTACTATATGTCACGAATACAGCCATTTTTGTGATTATGTATACATCGATACAATACAATCGATTCATTAAAATTGTTGTGGATTGTTTTGTTAGATATattgttgtatacttgtatatgagTTAACCTTTGTTAGAGTTGAAGAAATCAACTCATGTTGATGTAACTCTCACTCTGTAAATGAGATAGCCTCTGTAGTGCACACAGTCAATGTATCGTCCCTGAAAATGAAACAATGTTGCTTATATAAAGTAGAAATACCTCAAAATCATAGATTGCAGCGAACTTGATTTTGAGTCAAGAATTGAGCAACATAATGATCCTCAAAGGCAAGctactatatatatagaaaGTGTGGAGATGATTTTCCGCCATTGTGTTTTCCATCTATAACTTCATATCTTTTATAAGCACAAGTTAAGACATAGTAGAAAATCATAGAATAAGCCACTATTTTGCTCAACAATGGTTACAAAAAAGGTCAGAAGGCAAAATGATTCACATTATCTCCCTCATGATCATGAACCCACTACACCATTACTCAAACTCCTCCACAATTCCACGTTTTATATCATGTAGGACTTAGGAGCATGCCAATCGAAAATAATTCACCAAAATTGTGCAACAATTATTCTTTTTGCTATatgtagtaataaaaaaaagtgcagcttttcttttctattagtatttataaaaaaaaactgcTCTCGGCCTACTATCCAAAACTCTCTATTTGTTTTTGATGGAATATCTTTACAACAAGAAGTAGCATAACTTGAATTAAGATTATCAGCAGGTAAATTACATCTCCGGTAGGCCTTGTAATATTGGACTACAAAAATTATAAATGGACAGTTTGAATTCCCAAAACATATGCCTATCAAATGAAGGAAGTGGAATTTAATTTCTAAAGTTTTCACTTTTCACTCTATGATCAGGTGATCATTTTGTATTCAAAATATGTCATTGAGAAAGTGATCAACTAATTTTGATTTTAGTACATGCTTTTTGTTCTGAAAACCCAGTCTCAAACCACAAAATTATGTGCCCAAGAAATGAGAATGTTACTCCCAATAAATTTCGATTTTCTACCAGACTCTTTTGGAGGACAAAGGCCCAACACTAAATAAAACTAAACGCATCAATTGTTGCCGGGAATTAACATAAATTAAATACGTAATACTCCATATACTTACATCATTTCTTATAATATGCACTccttttaaaagaaaattgaacaaaaataagatttcaaaaatattgtgaaaatataatactattcCGATTTGGTTCAGttatattaatttcaaaaaaataaataaaaattcaaccCTAACTAAAAGTCATTGAGTTGGCATTACAGTAATAGTATTACTCCAAATTAATGTGATGATCCATAAAAGTGGGCAATCCCATTTGGTAGAGCTTGGTCCCCACATTATCACAACTAAGAATATGACATTTTACTAACCCCCTACCCTTAATATAGACAAACTTGTGAGATAAGTTCAACCAACCAAAACAATATACTGAATCTGAATTCCTCTTAATGCCCCCATCATTATAATAACACCCAAATAGGACTATCTTAATCgtacaatattttaaattatagtattatgtttgtacatataatatttttttcatctagtaaatacaaaacaaaatattaGATATTGATCATAATGTCAAAGTGTTAATTTTATTGGAGCATATGCAGCcccaaaaaagaaaagtggattttaataaagtaattgaataaGGGGCAATTGTGGCCATATCAGCCCATATATGTAAATGCCATTTGCTCAAAGACTTCAAACAACCAAAAGTGGCCCTTTCTCTCTAGTGGGGGGCCATTTATTGGCattaatcaaaaaaattatgTGGCTAATGATTCTTTAAGATTTGAAAGGTGGAAAAGAGTGGTGCTAATTTTTACTTAGGTTGAATTAGGATAAGGTTCCATCcataatatatcaaaaatcGTTATCCTTCTTGGTCTATGAATTTTTAAATTGAGATGTAGTACAATGAAATGATAAAATTCTTGATTAGAGAATcaaattgatttaattataaaatatatttataaaagaatATATGTGGCAAAGTTTTACCAAGTAAAAAAGCATAACAAtaaatagtaaaagtaaaattgGGAACTAAAACGCGTATGGTTAGAAATTTCATGAAAGGAAAGTGACTGTCAAATACTAGTATGACAAGATTTGATTTAGTCAATTACTCCCTTAAATTATAGTATATCCTCAACTTGAGAGAAAGTAACCtcattataacaataataattgAATTTAGTATCATTCATAAGCCCTAacaataaagtaaagataagcCTAATCACGATCATCATCACTAATTCAAAATCAAACCCCAATAAAATTATCATAGTTCTCTTGTTAAGGGtctctctctcctcccttcTTAGTCCACccaaataattttcttttaaaaaaaaaaagaaaagaaaaagacaaGTCTCTCTTCCCCAAGCCATCCTCTCCACACAAGGAAAAGGCCGTTAAAAATTAAACGCCGTTTCCCAATTCTCACGTGACTTTGAAACTATACAAAAGTTTATAAAGTGGAAGTCACGTGACCTTTGGGATGGCGCTAGAGCAGTTGAGTTTAGGCACGGTGCCCGTTGACGGCCGTCAGCCCTCCGGtgatggcgccgttgccggcgACGAAGGGGGCAAAACGGCCCGGCTCCCACGGTGGACGAGGCAAGAGATCCTGGTGCTGATTCAGGGCAAAAGAGTTGCGGAAAATCGGGTGAGGAGGGGGCGGGCTTCCGGGTCTGCGTTCGGGTCGGGTCAGATAGAGCCGAAGTGGGCGTCGATTTCGTCCTACTGCAAGAGGCACGGGGTGAACCGGGGGCCGGTCCAGTGCCGGAAGAGATGGAGCAATTTGGCAGGGGAttttaagaagataaaggagtggGAGTCGAAGATAAAGGAGGAGACCGAGTCGTATTGGGTGATGAGGAATGATTTGAGGAGAGAGAGGAAATTGCCTGGATTTTTCGATAGGGAGATTTATGATATTCttgacggcggcggcggcggagaggagGATGTGCTGCGCTTGGCCTTGGCGCCTGGGCCGGTGGCGGAGGCCGCGGACGAGGAGCCGGAGGCGTTGTTTGACAGCGGGCGGAGCACGGCGGCGGACGATGGGCTTTTCTCAGATTTCGAGCAGTCGGGTCAGGAGGAGACGGGTCGGAGCTCCGAACAGAACAGGGAGACTCCGGTTAAGGATATCCCCGCGCCAACGCCGATTTCAGGTAACTGGTGATGCCAAGATTGTCTCTCTTTTTCTCCCATCTTTTGAAGTAGATTATGCTCCTTGATTATTGTGATCGAAACATGTGATGATATATTGTGATAGGATATTTTCAGTTTCGTCTTATGCTTCAGTGTATTGGTGCAAAAAATTCTACTCCTACTTTGCTACTAACGTAGGGCTGAGAAAACCGTAATACCGCTCTTACCATATCGAAATAATATCTaaaatatcgaattttcggtattataccgtaccgacagttttaggtacggtaaaggtatgcattttgtatatatcgcgttataccgcatcataccgcaattgcggtgtATACCGGAAATCACGGTCCgttataccgacaaaagcggtacggtaacgatatctaaattttggtataccgacttttcggtataccgcaattgcggtataccgacaaaagcggtacggtaaatGTATGGTTTTTTGTCATACTGCACGGTACgatacggtatgcggtatggccatTTCGGCGAGGTAAAtcgtaccgttccaaccctatACTAATGTATGGAAAGAAACTGTTTTTTTAGGCTGAACTGATGgaatattttaaaatagtttAGTTGGGATACACTGATACGTGGTGTGTGATTATCGATCCTGCAGAGAATAGACATATAATGTCTGATGATTAAGAGACATATGTGAGAGTGTGCCTATATCTATGGACTTATTTTGCtccatttctattttattttggcACCTTTTTTCTACTTTGCTTTTGGGGGAACAGGGATTTACTTGCTCTAGTCTGTATATCAGAATTAGAAGGAGGCGATTGTGTTCCATATTTTATCTAAGAATGTTTTGTGGAGCCATATCTATGTGGATGAGCTCACAGTTATCCTTAAATGAGGATTCTTAAACTAAGCGGCATTAAGAATCAAATATAGATTaattgtggagttgtttgtttATCTGTCAATGCTTGATGGTTAGTATATGTTTTTTTAAGTTGCAGAGAAACAATGTGGATCGTTTCGTCAAGAATCCCCTGGTCGAGGTACTTTCTCCTCGCCTGCACAGTCTTACTGTTTCTTCTTGCATGACAGTAGACTTATTTTGGTCAGATTGACTGTTGGATGAGGCATAGAAGGTTTTCTCAATCGTACAGACCAACTCATTCATATGAATATTTGGTTTTACTTTTAATCTTATTTGGTCATCTTTTTGGATATAATTTGGCTTTATGAAGAAGCAATATCTATTGAAAGTGTGTATGAAGTGGTGAACATATAATATCAACTTGATGGGAGATGTTAAGCATAGTTGATAATCGCTGTGTATGATTTTGCAGGGAGAGATAAGGAGAAAGCAGGTGGTTCGGAAGGAAAGAATGAAGGAGGAAGGAAAAGAAAGCGATATGCAAGTGATGGAGGTGGAGAGAGCGAGGTTCACCACGAGCTGGTTGAAGCTTTGGAGAAAAACGGACGATTGCTGCAGTCGCAGCTAGAAGCTCACAACACTCATCTTGAGTTGGATCGAGAGCAGCGAAACGTCCATGTTAATAGCTTCATAACAGTCCTCAGTAAACTTGCCGATGCACTTGGAAGAATTGCAGACAAATTgtagctgctgctgctgctgctgcccaTGTACAGATTCCTTTTTCTTCAGCTATACAATTCAACAATTTGCTTCTTCAACTGCCAATCAATAAAACAGccctttttgtcattttatcctTGTTAGCTTTAGAGCTGAGATTTGCATACTGTTTTATAGGTTTATTTATTGTAATAAATTTTGGGAgtctcttcttctcttctcagtgtataatactactccatttacTAGCTGTTTCCTTGTATGCCATTAAATACTAGTTTTTACTCCCAAGCTGCGCGTTATCTTTCTGCTCAGGAATATGGATggcaaaaaaatgcaaaaattgaGGTTATTAATCTTCAATTGAATCTATGAATCAACTAAACTGATTGACATAAATCTTCCTACATTCAAGATAAAATACAGCAGAGAATATTTCAGGAACTCTTGCATACAAATATTGGTTTTAACAATCTTTGATCATCAAATCTGGTAAGAGAGAGGTATATGTTTATATTAGATACTTGTGTGTATGAACCAAAGGCGAACAGCTTCCATTTATGTTTTCAATAATTTCGGTTTACTATTGCTTCATAGTCTTGACTCTCATCTTG from Salvia splendens isolate huo1 chromosome 4, SspV2, whole genome shotgun sequence encodes the following:
- the LOC121798439 gene encoding trihelix transcription factor ASR3-like isoform X3; translation: MALEQLSLGTVPVDGRQPSGDGAVAGDEGGKTARLPRWTRQEILVLIQGKRVAENRVRRGRASGSAFGSGQIEPKWASISSYCKRHGVNRGPVQCRKRWSNLAGDFKKIKEWESKIKEETESYWVMRNDLRRERKLPGFFDREIYDILDGGGGGEEDVLRLALAPGPVAEAADEEPEALFDSGRSTAADDGLFSDFEQSGQEETGRSSEQNRETPVKDIPAPTPISGRDKEKAGGSEGKNEGGRKRKRYASDGGGESEVHHELVEALEKNGRLLQSQLEAHNTHLELDREQRNVHVNSFITVLSKLADALGRIADKL
- the LOC121798439 gene encoding trihelix transcription factor ASR3-like isoform X2 — encoded protein: MALEQLSLGTVPVDGRQPSGDGAVAGDEGGKTARLPRWTRQEILVLIQGKRVAENRVRRGRASGSAFGSGQIEPKWASISSYCKRHGVNRGPVQCRKRWSNLAGDFKKIKEWESKIKEETESYWVMRNDLRRERKLPGFFDREIYDILDGGGGGEEDVLRLALAPGPVAEAADEEPEALFDSGRSTAADDGLFSDFEQSGQEETGRSSEQNRETPVKDIPAPTPISEKQCGSFRQESPGRGRDKEKAGGSEGKNEGGRKRKRYASDGGGESEVHHELVEALEKNGRLLQSQLEAHNTHLELDREQRNVHVNSFITVLSKLADALGRIADKL
- the LOC121798439 gene encoding trihelix transcription factor ASR3-like isoform X1 codes for the protein MALEQLSLGTVPVDGRQPSGDGAVAGDEGGKTARLPRWTRQEILVLIQGKRVAENRVRRGRASGSAFGSGQIEPKWASISSYCKRHGVNRGPVQCRKRWSNLAGDFKKIKEWESKIKEETESYWVMRNDLRRERKLPGFFDREIYDILDGGGGGEEDVLRLALAPGPVAEAADEEPEALFDSGRSTAADDGLFSDFEQSGQEETGRSSEQNRETPVKDIPAPTPISVAEKQCGSFRQESPGRGRDKEKAGGSEGKNEGGRKRKRYASDGGGESEVHHELVEALEKNGRLLQSQLEAHNTHLELDREQRNVHVNSFITVLSKLADALGRIADKL